A region from the Spirochaeta thermophila DSM 6192 genome encodes:
- a CDS encoding FeoA family protein: MPRFRYRHRHGRMHHLGMPLPLEEADSGGTVTLSQLREGEGALVVGFKGGPGPYRRKLLAMGFIPGTSIVVKRRAPLGDPVEVELRGYLVSVRRDEAEILLLRRAS; this comes from the coding sequence ATGCCGCGATTCAGGTACCGACACAGGCACGGGAGGATGCACCATCTGGGGATGCCCCTCCCTCTCGAAGAGGCGGATTCGGGTGGCACCGTGACCCTTTCCCAGCTCAGAGAGGGGGAAGGTGCGCTGGTGGTGGGATTCAAGGGCGGCCCCGGCCCCTACAGGCGCAAGCTCCTCGCCATGGGATTTATCCCCGGCACCTCCATTGTGGTGAAACGGCGGGCCCCCCTCGGCGACCCCGTGGAGGTGGAGCTGAGAGGGTACCTCGTCTCGGTGAGAAGGGATGAGGCGGAGATCCTTCTTCTGAGGAGGGCCTCATGA
- the feoB gene encoding ferrous iron transport protein B — translation MRTYTCALIGTPNTGKTSIFNAITSRTEYIGNWPGVTIERTDGILTTVYQGEDVRLRIVDLPGIYHLGSSAPEERVAFDFFLKEKVDLVINVMDGLSLQKNLYLTLQLLEEGLPVHVVITKKDLLEQNGIRISPEALSRRLGVPVSLVNSHSRQDARLLVNSLVQSCLSPPSPPHPVTYDEVVEEWLSRWQHELSFLGVPAPRLRTLLLLFLEGEEVIFSLHPSLRERKAELAASRTQLEARMGEDLDVYLARRRYEEIESILKEAHEAAEKLTLTERIDRVVLHKVWGIPIFWAVLFLLFWATTSLGGVFIDFFDGIFQILAVDLPLYGLSRIGAGPFVQTLVEGVGTGIQTVATFVPIIYILFFLLTILEDCGYMARAAFVADRGMRGLGLSGKAFVPLLLGFGCTVSSILATRTLESRKERLLTIFMAPLMSCGARLPVYVIFAAAFFPRSAGLVVFSLYFVGIVLAVGTGLLFKHTLFKAERTPLVMELPPYHLPNMSLVLKITWIRFSAYIKRAGITITTAVFILSLLNAVVIENGKVSFESGSPDSLLIRTGKAITPVFEPMGVEEENWPAVAGLFTGLFAKETIIGTLQAMYGIEAEEEAEEPFSLQVALSGLVDAGRALLRGLYELLVPSPGGEEEEGGFSLVRERFTPAAAYAYLLFVLIYSPCVAALSAILQQAGVGTMLANAGYLTLLAWIVGTFYFQVVEGGSLLWLGVAGGLLLGLMVVLYLVGRSTRPKEAVS, via the coding sequence ATGAGGACCTATACCTGTGCCCTCATCGGTACCCCGAATACCGGGAAGACCTCGATCTTCAACGCCATCACCAGCCGCACCGAATACATAGGGAACTGGCCGGGGGTGACCATCGAACGGACCGACGGCATCCTCACCACCGTGTACCAGGGTGAGGACGTCCGCCTGAGGATCGTGGATCTCCCGGGGATCTACCACCTGGGGAGTTCCGCCCCCGAGGAAAGGGTGGCCTTTGATTTTTTTCTTAAGGAAAAGGTGGATCTCGTCATCAACGTGATGGACGGGCTCTCGCTCCAGAAGAATCTCTACCTCACCCTCCAGCTCCTCGAGGAGGGACTTCCCGTGCACGTGGTGATCACCAAGAAGGATCTCCTGGAACAGAACGGGATCCGGATCTCTCCCGAGGCCCTTTCCCGGCGTCTGGGGGTGCCGGTCTCCCTGGTGAACTCCCACAGTAGGCAGGACGCTCGTCTCCTGGTGAATTCCCTCGTCCAGTCCTGCCTCTCCCCTCCCTCTCCGCCCCATCCCGTCACCTATGACGAGGTGGTGGAGGAGTGGCTCTCCCGGTGGCAACACGAGCTCTCGTTCCTCGGAGTCCCAGCCCCCCGTCTGCGCACCCTTTTGCTCCTCTTCCTGGAAGGCGAGGAGGTGATCTTCTCCCTCCATCCCTCGCTTCGTGAGAGGAAGGCCGAACTCGCAGCGAGCAGGACCCAGCTTGAGGCGCGTATGGGCGAGGACCTTGACGTCTACCTCGCACGGCGACGCTACGAGGAGATCGAATCGATCCTCAAGGAGGCGCACGAGGCCGCAGAAAAGCTCACCCTCACCGAGAGGATCGACCGGGTGGTCCTCCACAAGGTGTGGGGGATCCCGATCTTCTGGGCCGTGCTCTTCCTGCTCTTCTGGGCCACCACCTCCTTAGGAGGGGTCTTCATCGACTTTTTCGACGGGATCTTCCAGATCCTGGCCGTGGACCTTCCGCTCTACGGCCTCTCCCGGATAGGAGCAGGTCCCTTCGTACAGACCCTCGTGGAGGGGGTGGGGACGGGTATCCAGACCGTGGCCACGTTCGTCCCCATCATCTACATCCTCTTCTTCCTCCTCACGATCCTCGAGGACTGCGGGTACATGGCGCGGGCCGCGTTCGTGGCCGATCGGGGCATGAGAGGGTTGGGGCTCTCGGGAAAGGCCTTCGTCCCGCTCCTCCTTGGATTCGGGTGTACCGTGAGCTCGATCCTCGCCACCCGGACCCTGGAGAGTCGCAAGGAACGGCTGCTCACCATCTTCATGGCGCCGCTCATGTCCTGTGGCGCTCGGCTTCCGGTCTACGTGATCTTCGCGGCGGCATTTTTCCCCCGATCAGCCGGGCTTGTGGTCTTCTCCCTCTACTTCGTGGGGATCGTCCTCGCGGTGGGCACCGGGCTCCTCTTCAAGCACACCCTCTTCAAGGCCGAGCGCACCCCTCTGGTGATGGAGCTTCCCCCCTATCACCTCCCGAACATGTCCCTGGTCCTCAAGATCACCTGGATCAGGTTCTCCGCCTACATCAAGCGGGCGGGTATCACCATCACCACCGCTGTGTTCATCCTCTCGCTCCTTAATGCGGTGGTGATCGAGAATGGCAAGGTGTCGTTCGAGAGCGGATCGCCGGATTCGCTCCTCATCCGCACGGGCAAGGCCATCACACCGGTCTTCGAACCCATGGGTGTGGAAGAGGAGAACTGGCCGGCGGTGGCAGGTCTGTTCACCGGCCTCTTTGCCAAGGAGACCATCATCGGTACCCTTCAGGCCATGTACGGTATCGAAGCGGAGGAAGAAGCAGAAGAGCCCTTCTCCCTCCAGGTGGCGCTCTCGGGCCTTGTCGATGCGGGGAGGGCCCTCCTCAGGGGGTTGTATGAGCTGCTCGTGCCTTCCCCCGGCGGGGAGGAGGAAGAGGGAGGATTCTCGCTCGTGCGGGAACGCTTCACCCCGGCGGCCGCCTATGCCTATCTCCTCTTCGTTCTCATCTATTCACCCTGCGTGGCGGCCCTCTCGGCGATCCTCCAGCAAGCGGGAGTGGGGACCATGCTCGCGAACGCGGGCTACCTTACCCTCCTCGCATGGATTGTGGGGACCTTCTACTTCCAGGTGGTGGAGGGCGGGAGCCTCCTGTGGCTCGGGGTCGCGGGAGGACTCCTCCTCGGCCTGATGGTTGTCCTCTACCTTGTTGGAAGGAGCACACGACCGAAGGAGGCTGTCTCATGA
- a CDS encoding metal-dependent transcriptional regulator yields the protein MRQEDLTSRMEDYLEAIYVLAKTKRVARVRDIAEALGVSRSTVSNTLHTLSDRGFIEYAPYDIISLTEEGEEAAKDVFRRHTILKRFFRVVLGADEQMAEENACRIEHAISEELLERLVQYLEFIQECIPAPFRYDPEKGAFVCEDREDEDVSPPA from the coding sequence ATGAGACAAGAGGATCTCACCTCACGGATGGAAGACTACCTGGAGGCCATCTATGTCCTCGCGAAGACCAAGCGGGTAGCCCGGGTGCGGGACATCGCCGAAGCCCTCGGCGTGTCCCGCTCCACGGTCTCCAACACCCTCCATACCCTCTCGGATAGGGGGTTTATCGAGTATGCGCCCTACGACATCATCAGCCTCACCGAGGAGGGGGAAGAGGCCGCCAAGGACGTCTTCCGGAGACATACCATCCTCAAGCGGTTCTTCCGGGTGGTTCTCGGTGCTGACGAGCAGATGGCCGAGGAGAATGCCTGCCGCATCGAGCACGCCATCTCGGAGGAGCTCCTGGAGAGACTGGTGCAGTACCTCGAGTTCATACAGGAGTGTATCCCCGCGCCCTTCCGATACGATCCCGAGAAGGGTGCCTTCGTGTGCGAGGACAGGGAAGACGAGGATGTCTCACCCCCGGCGTGA
- a CDS encoding NADH-dependent [FeFe] hydrogenase, group A6, translating to MAKQAKTVTITINGTPLEVEEGTLLVDAASRADVEIPTLCYHEDLSPRGICGICLVKVNGEYVRSCITRVREGMEVVTSDPVIRETRRKILELILATHPDDCLKCIKHGKCELQDLAERLEVRSIPYDKYERGLPVDRTSPSIVRDMNKCIGCGRCIEVCHHVQSVGAIFFHNRGSHTIVANAAGQTMGTSVCVACGQCVVYCPVGALYEKEAVERVWEALADPEKVVVAQIAPAVRVALGEEFGMKPGELVIGKIYAALRRLGVDYVFDTNFSADLTIMEEGTEFLHRLEKGERLPLITSCSPGWIKFAETYYPDLLPHLSTCKSPQQMMGAVVKTYFAQAKGIPPSRIVSLSIMPCTAKKFEAQREEMRDSGFWDVDIVLTTRELARMIRQAGIRFDQLKEEPADPVLSSYSGAGTIFGATGGVMEAALRTAYEIKTGKSLPKVEFAQVRGVKGVKEAVIELNGTQIRVAVAHGLSNARKVLDRVREAKERGEPLPYHFIEVMACPGGCVGGGGQPLPSPLKKREERLMGLYAEDSALPVRKSHENPEVRALYEHFLKEPNGELPHTLLHTHYEPRDPYRLRKNPLREQVSTPE from the coding sequence ATGGCGAAGCAGGCCAAGACGGTGACCATCACCATAAACGGCACGCCCCTCGAGGTGGAGGAGGGGACGCTCCTCGTGGATGCGGCCTCACGGGCTGACGTGGAGATCCCCACCCTCTGCTATCACGAGGACCTCTCGCCGCGGGGCATCTGCGGCATCTGCCTGGTGAAGGTGAACGGCGAGTACGTCCGCTCCTGCATCACGCGGGTCCGGGAGGGCATGGAGGTGGTCACCTCCGACCCGGTGATCAGGGAGACGAGACGGAAGATACTCGAGCTCATCCTCGCGACGCACCCCGACGACTGTCTCAAGTGCATCAAGCACGGAAAGTGCGAGCTCCAGGACCTCGCAGAGCGGCTCGAAGTGAGGAGCATCCCCTACGACAAGTACGAGCGTGGGCTCCCGGTGGACCGCACCTCGCCGAGCATCGTGCGCGACATGAACAAGTGCATAGGGTGCGGCCGGTGCATCGAGGTGTGCCACCACGTGCAGTCGGTGGGCGCCATCTTCTTCCATAATAGGGGATCGCACACCATCGTGGCGAACGCCGCAGGTCAGACCATGGGTACGAGCGTGTGCGTGGCCTGCGGCCAGTGCGTGGTCTACTGCCCGGTGGGCGCGCTCTACGAGAAGGAGGCGGTGGAGCGGGTATGGGAGGCCCTCGCCGATCCGGAGAAGGTGGTGGTGGCACAGATCGCCCCTGCGGTGCGCGTGGCCCTCGGCGAGGAGTTCGGGATGAAACCCGGCGAGCTGGTGATCGGCAAGATCTACGCCGCGCTCCGAAGGCTCGGTGTGGACTACGTGTTCGACACCAACTTCAGCGCCGATCTGACCATCATGGAAGAGGGCACAGAGTTCCTCCACCGGCTCGAGAAAGGGGAGCGTCTCCCCCTCATCACCAGCTGCAGCCCGGGCTGGATAAAGTTCGCCGAGACCTACTATCCCGACCTGTTGCCGCACCTTTCCACCTGCAAGTCGCCCCAACAGATGATGGGTGCGGTGGTGAAGACCTACTTCGCCCAGGCGAAGGGGATACCGCCTTCCAGGATCGTCTCGCTCTCCATCATGCCGTGTACGGCCAAGAAGTTCGAAGCCCAGCGTGAGGAGATGCGGGACAGTGGGTTCTGGGACGTCGACATCGTCCTCACCACCAGGGAGCTCGCCCGGATGATCCGTCAGGCGGGTATCCGCTTCGATCAACTCAAGGAGGAGCCCGCCGATCCGGTGCTCTCCTCGTATTCCGGTGCGGGCACCATATTCGGCGCCACGGGCGGAGTGATGGAGGCGGCCCTCCGCACGGCCTACGAGATCAAGACCGGCAAGAGCCTCCCGAAGGTGGAGTTCGCCCAGGTGAGGGGAGTGAAGGGGGTGAAGGAGGCGGTCATAGAGCTCAACGGTACGCAGATCAGAGTGGCGGTGGCCCATGGGCTGTCGAACGCGAGGAAGGTCCTCGACAGGGTGCGCGAGGCGAAGGAGAGAGGGGAGCCTCTTCCCTACCACTTCATCGAAGTGATGGCCTGCCCCGGCGGGTGTGTGGGAGGGGGAGGCCAGCCGCTCCCGAGTCCGCTCAAGAAACGCGAGGAACGACTCATGGGACTCTACGCCGAGGACAGCGCCCTCCCTGTACGCAAATCGCACGAGAACCCGGAAGTGCGGGCCCTCTACGAGCACTTCCTCAAGGAGCCCAATGGTGAGCTCCCGCACACCCTGCTCCACACCCACTACGAACCACGCGATCCTTACCGGCTCAGGAAGAACCCTTTACGGGAACAGGTGAGTACGCCGGAATAA